The DNA region CAGTGTATCGGATAAAAACTTCAAGGAGGTCTTATCCGATACCATGCGAAAGTTGGAAATCGCCGACTGTTCCGGGCAGGACTTTAGATACTTTCTGCACTATTTATGCAGGCTGGATAGTGAATAACAGAAGTCAATCAAAGAGCGAAACTTCGTTTCCTTGAACGAATAATTCATTTCATATGTATGAATACATTTGAATATGTTTTATGGAACAGCTGTCCTGCTAATGAATATTTTTGGATTCTCAATGCTTTCAAATCCAATTTCTTTTGCAAGGTTAATAGTTTTTTCAAATGCATTTTTTGAAACATGGAACATTGGTTCAACTATGAGTAGTTTTTCATTTTCTTTTAATATGGATTTCATTTCTTGGAAAAAATTTTTTTGGTTAGGCATCTCGTGAACTACATAAAAAGCTAAAACAAAATCAATTTTTTCTAAAATACCTATTTTATCATTTTCACATTTATGAAGTTTAATCCTTTCTTCATTTTCTGTTCCTTGAATTTTTTCTTTTAGTTTTTCAAGCATACCCTCTTGCAAATCAGAAGCGATAACTTTTCCAGAACTACCAACCATTTGAGCCATTTCAATTGTAAAAAATCATGGACAGCAGCCAATATCAAGAACTGTCATTCCTTGTTTGATATAATTTCCTAATATTTTTTTTGGGTTTTGTATCCATCTTCTTATCTTATTATCAAGATGTCCAGCCCTTTCTACAGGGCATACACGCTTATTTTCATCACTCATTTCATTTTTCCCTTAATTTTATTATTTTTTGAATATTGAAGCAAATTGTCTATAATAATTTACAGCTACAATCAAGTTTATTAAAAACTTAAAACTTATATAAATCCATATAATTTTATCATAGCTTATTACATTTTTATTTGACAAATTTTGCCAATCAATATAGGCAATAAACCCAAATAATTTATTATGCCTTAATTTACTATCAAATAGAAGATAGCTAACATATTTTAATTAAAAAGGAGAGTTATAGATGTCAGGAAAAGCAATAGGCTCTGTACTTGTTGCGGGAGGGGGTATTGCAGGTATTCAGGCAGCATTAGATTTAGCTGACTCTGGATATTATGTATATCTTGCTGAAACTAAATCAGCAATAGGCGGAGTTATGGCTCAGTTAGATAAAACCTTCCCTACTAACGATTGTTCTATGTGTGTAATTTCACCTAAGTTGGTTGAATGCGGTCGACATCTCAATATCGAACTCTTAATGATGACCGATATTGAAGGAGTTACAGGTGATGCTGGTAATTTCGAAGTAGAATTATTAGAAAGGCCTCGTTATGTTGACCTTAGTAAATGCACAGCTTGCGGTGAATGTCAAAAAGTGTGCCCCATTGATGTTCCAAACCTTTTTGACCAAGGGCTTAGGGATAAAAAAGCTGCTTATAAGCTTTATCCTCAAGCCATGCCGAGCGGTTATGCAATTGATAAAAGAGGAACAGCTCCATGCAAGGCAACTTGTCCTGCACATGTGAGCATTCAAGGATATATAGCCTTAATAAATCAAGGTAAGCATAAAGAAGCTTTAAAACTTTTTAAAGAAGAACATCCTTTTCCAGCCGCTTGCGGTCGAGTATGTCATCATCCTTGCGAAGGTGTTTGCACAAGAAGTGATGTGGACCAGCCTCTTTCAATTCAATATCTTCATAGATTTATAGCGGATAAAGATTTAGAAGACAATACTTATATCCCTGAAATAAAAGAAAAACGTGACGATAAAATCGCTATTATTGGTTCAGGCCCAGCTGGCCTTTCAGCAGCATATTTTCTTGCGCTTGACGGATATAAAGTAACTGTTTTTGAAAAACTTCCAGTCGCTGGAGGTATGATGGCTGTAGGTATTCCAGAATATCGTCTTCCAAGAGATATATTGAATAAAGAAATTAAAGTTATTCAGGATATGGGCGTTGAAATTAAAACAGGTGTTACTTTTGGAACAGATATTACACTTGACAGCTTAAAGGCTGATGGCTTTAAGGCTGTATTTATTGGTATAGGCCTTCATGGAAGCAGAAACCTTGGCGTTGAAGGCGAAGATGTTAATGGAGTTTTATACGGAACTACATTTCTTAGAGATGCGGCTCTTGGAAAAAAAGTTGAAATCGGCAAAAAAGTTATTGTTGTTGGTGGTGGTAATGTTTCCATTGACGTAGCTCTTACTGCAAAACGCATGGGTGCCGAACAAGTTACAATGGTATGTCTTGAAAAACGAGAAGAAATGCCAGCGTGGGATTATGAAATCGAAGAAGCTGCCGAAGAAGGCATAGAAATTATAACCTGCTTTGGTCCTAAGCGATTCATCGCTAAAGACGGAAAATTTGCAGGTATTGAATTTAAGCAATGCACCTGTGTATTTGATTCAGACTGTAGATTTAATCCACAATATGATGAAAATGTTATTCAGACAATCGAAGCTGATAATGTAATAGTTGCTATAGGTCAATCTGCTGAACTTGCTTTTGCTAAAGATCAAAATATTCCTGTAACAAGGAGAGGCGGACTTGAAGCAGACCCTGTTACCTTCCAAACCCATGTTCCTTGGGTTTTTGCAGGTGGTGATGCTGTTTATGGTCCAAAATCAGTTGTTGAAGCAGTAGCAAGTGGAAAAGAAGCAGCTATAAGCATTCATAGATTTATTAATAACCTAGATATTAAAGAAAATAGAGAAAAAGAATGGACTTTTGAAAAACCAGAAGTTCAAGATGAAGTTAAAAAGCAGAGAGTTCCAATGAATAAAATAACTCCTGCTGCTCGTGAAAAGAATTTTAAAGAAATTGCTTTAGGTTTTACTGAAGCTCAAACTAAAGAAGAAGCTGAAAGATGTCTTAAATGCGGTATATGTTCGGAATGTTATCAATGTGTTGATGCATGTCTCGCTAAAGCCATTGATCATGAAATGCAGCCTAAAAATAGAAAAATAAATGTAGGTTCAATAATACTTGCCCCGGGCTTTACTCCTTTTAACCCTTCAAATTATTCTACATATAGTTATGCTAATCATCCGAATGTCGTAACAAGCATTGAATTTGAAAGAATTCTTTCCGCTTCAGGTCCATATCAAGGACATCTTATGAGACCTTCAGACCATAAAGACCCTAAAAAAATTGCATGGCTACAATGTGTTGGGTCAAGGGATATTAATAAAACTGATCATAGTTATTGCTCATCTGTATGTTGTATGTATTCAATTAAACAAGCTATGATAGCTAAAGAACATAGTTCTGAACCTCTTGATACTACAATTTTTTATATGGATATGAGAACCTATGGAAAAGATTTTGAAAAATATTATATGCGAGCAGAATCTGAAAATGGAGTTAGATTTGTAAGATCAAGAATCCATACAGTTCTTCCAATGGATGATGGAAGCCTTAGTATAAAATATTTTATGGATTCAGGAGAAACAAAAGTAGAAGATTTTGATATAGTTGTTCTCTCAGTTGGAATTTCTCCGAATAAAGAAGCTGTTGAACTTGCAAAACGTCTTGGAGTTGAATTAAATCAGCATTTATTCGCAAAAACTACAGGACTTGCGCCTGTATCTACAAATAAAGAAGGTGTTTTTGTTTGCGGCGCTTTCCAAGAGCCAAAGGATATTCCTCAGTCTGTTATGGAAGCATCTGCCGCTTCTTCTGCAGCATCAAGTATTTTATCTGAAGCTCGAGGCACAATGACAAAAACTAAAGACCTTCCTCCTGAAATTGATATTACTAATGTTGATGCAAGAATAGGTGTTTTTGTTTGTAATTGCGGTATTAATATCGGAGGCGTTGCCGATGTCCCTGCTGTTCGTGATTATGCTAAATCTTTGCCATATGTTGTTCATGTTGAAGATAATCTTTTTACCTGTTCCCAAGATACTCAAGATAAAATGAAAGAGGTTATAAAAGAGAAAAATCTTAACAGAGTCGTAGTTGCATCCTGTTCACCAAGAACTCACGAACCTTTATTCCAAGAAACAATAAGGGACGCCGGTCTTAATAAATATCTTTTTGAAATGGCAAATATTAGAGACCAAAATACTTGGGTTCACATGAACGACCACGAAAAAGCAACAAATAAAGCTAAAGACCTTGTAAGAATGGCTGTTGCAAAAGCGTCATTAATTGTGCCTCTCCATCAAGTTTCTTTATGTGTTAAAAAAGCCGCTCTTATAGTTGGAGGTGGTGTTGCAGGTATGGTTGCAGCTCTCGGTATTGCTGAACAAGGCTATGATGCTTATCTTGTTGAAAGAACCGACATGCTCGGCGGAATGGCACATAAAATACAACATACTTGGAAAGATGACGATGTTAAGCCTTACTTGATAAATCTTATTGAAAAAGTAAAAACACATCCAAAAATTAAGCTTTTCCTTGAAACAAAAGTAAAATCAACTACAGGAATAATTGGAAATTTTACGACTACTCTTGAATCCCTTAAAAATAAAGAACAATTCCTTGTAGATCATGGTGCTGCTATCCTTGCAACTGGCGGAAAAGAATATAAGCCTATCGAATACCTTTATGGCAAACATTCGTCAGTTTATACTCACCTTGATTTTGACGAACTTGCAGCAAAGGATGAGTCTTTAATTAAAAATGCTAATACTGCCGTATTTGTTCAATGCGTTGGATCAAGAACAAAAGAAAAACCTTATTGCAGCAAAGTTTGCTGTACCCATAGTTTAAAGTCCGCTATATCAATGAAAAAAATGAATCCTGATATGAACGTTTTTATTATTTATAGAGATATGCGGTCCTATGGTTTTAGAGAAGATTTATATAAGGAAGCACGGGAAAAAGGCGTTCTTTTTGTTCGTTATGACCTTGAAAACTTACCTATAGTTGAAACAGATTCAGAAAATAACTTGAAACTTACATTAAAAGATCCGATTCTTAGAAGAGCTATACAGATATCTCCTGATTTGATTGTTCTTGCAGCGGCTATTCTTCCTAATGAAAATCGTGAATTATTTGAAGCTTTTAAAGTTCCGGTAAATGCAGAAGGTTTCCTTGTTGAAGCCCATGTAAAATTAAGGCCAGTTGATTTTGCATCAGAAGGTTTATTCCTTGCTGGTATAGCCCATTATCCAAAATCAATTGATGAAAGTATAGCACAGGCTCAGGCTGCTGTATCAAGAGCTATGACGATTCTTTCTAAAGATGCTATGCTCGTTGGAGGTGTGATTGCAACAGTTAATCCTGATAAATGCGCTGCGTGTTTAACTTGCGTCCGAACTTGTCCTTACAATATTCCTTATGTAGGAGAAGAAGGTCACGCAAAAATTGAAGCTGCTGAATGTCATGGTTGCGGTTGTTGTGTGTCTGAATGTCCTGGAAAAGCTATAAGTCTCCAGCATTTTACTGATGGCCAAATTATAGCAAAAGCTGATGCTCTTTTTGCTAATTAATTGAAAATTGAATTTTTTTATAGGAGGATATATGTCGATTGAATCTTTTGAGCCTCAAATACTTGCATTTTGCTGTAAATATTGCGCTTATGCTGCAGCTGATTTAGCGGGTTCCATGAGGCTTTCTTATCCTGCAAACGTTAAAATCATCCAAGTGCCATGCACAGGCAGAGTTGATATTATACATCTTTTACGTGCTATTGAAGATGGTGCTGATGGAGTATATGTTGCTGGATGTCTTGAAGGAGAATGTCATTTTATTTGTGGTAATATTAAAACTAAACGAAAGGTTAAATACGTTAAAAAAACTCTTGAAGAGCTTGGTATTGAGCCTGAAAGAATTGAAATGTTTAATCTTTCGTCTGCAATGGGACCGAGATTTGCTGAGATTGCTTGGGAAATGACTAATAAAATAAAAAAACTAGGGCCAAGCCCTGTTAAAATTAAAAAAGCTGCATAAAAGAGGTGGATTTATGATAGTAGCGAATAGAAAGCCCCTTAAAGAAATCCTTGACATGATTAAGGACAGCAATAAAATAATGGTAGTAGGGTGTAAAGGCTGTGTTACTGTTTGTAACGTAGGAGGTCTTAAAGAAGTAGAAGTTCTTGCATCATCTATTAAAATTGCGAGGAAAAAAGAGGGGAAAGATATTGAATTAGTAGAAAAAACTCTTGAAAGACAATGTGACCCTGAATATATAGCTCAAATTAAAGGCGTAGTGAATGATTTTGATGCAGTAATTTCTATGGCTTGCGGTGTTGGACCTCAATTTTTGTCTGAAGCTTATCCGAATCAGCGTTTTTTTCCTGCCGTAAATACAACTTTTATGGGAGGCGCTGTTCAACATGGGCATTGGACTGAAAGATGTGCTGGCTGCGGTTCATGCGCTATTCATTTTTTTGATGGACTTTGCCCTATTGCCCGTTGTTCTAAAAGCCTTTTAAATGGACCTTGCGGAGGGTCTGATAATGGAAAATGCGAAATTTCCAAAGATGTTGATTGTATTTGGGATATTATTGTAAGGAAAAAAATGGAACAGAACCGGCTTGCCGATCTTTTGATTGTAAGGCCAGCTAAGGATTGGAGTTCTGCCAGAGACGGAGGACCACGCAAAAGTGTGAGGGAGGAATTATTACAATGAGCGAATTAAAATCTGGAAGCAATCTTGAAAAAGTCTTAAAAGCTGGCCATTTTGCCTTTACTGGTGAATGCGGTCCGCCTAAAGGAACTAATGTTAAACACTTAAAAGAAAAAATTGCTTTTCTTAAAGGAAAAGTTGACGCTGTTAATGTTACTGATAACCAAACCGCTGTTGTAAGAATGTCAAGCTGGGCGGCATCAACTATTATGCTTCAAGAAGGTGTTGAACCTAATTTCCAAATGGTATGCAGAGACAGAAATCGTCTTGCTATGATGAGCGATATACTTGGTACTTCGGCAATGGGTATAAAAAATATGCTTTGCCTTTCAGGAGATCATCAAAAATTTGGAAATCATCCCCAATCTAAAAATGTTTATGATATAGATTCAATGCAGCTTATTTCCCTTGTAAAGAAAATGAGGGATGATGGCCAATTTTTAAATGGAGAGCCAATAGATGGGGCTCCAAAAATGTTCATTGGAGCAGCATCTAACCCATTTGCGAATCCATTTGAATTTAGAGTTCATAGACTCGCAAAAAAAATAGAAGCGGGCGCTGATTTTGTTCAAACTCAATGTATTTATAACATGGATAAATTCAGAGAGTTCATGAAGCAAGTTGTAGATATGGGCTTGCATGAAAAATGCTATATTCTTGCTGGAGTTACTCCTTTAAAAAGTCTTGGTATGGCGCGATATATGGCTAAAATGGTTCCGGGTATGGATGTTCCTGTTGATTTAATAAAAAGACTTGAAAAAGCAGCGAAAGGAAAAGTTGCTGAAGAAGGAATAAAAATAGCCCTTGAGCAAATAGAAGAATTTAAAGAAATGAAAGGCATTGCTGGAGTTCATTTGATGGCGATAGAATGGGAACATAAAGTCCCTGAAATTGCCGAAAGAGCCGGAGTTTTACCCCGCCCTCAATTTTAATCATTAAAATAAAGTAAACTTTAATAATCCCTCTTTTAAATAAAGAGGGATTTACTTCAAATTCAGATATATTCTAAAATAAGAATATATTTGAATGCATAAAATCTCAAACTCTAATATTTTTAGCCTTAGTCATATTTCAATCTATTTAATATATTTTATTTTTGGAATATATCTGTGTCTTTTAAAATTCAAATTATCACTTCACTGAATTAGTAAATTCTTCTAAGGTTTTTGCTTCTAATATTTTTTCGCTAATCTTTTCTATTTTTCTTGAAGTTAATTTTAATGATTTTAAAACATCATTGGCTTGAGCATCTTCTATTTTAAAACGACTTATTAATAAATGTTTAAGAACTTTTCCTGCTCCTTTTTCGACGCCTTTTTCAATTCCTTTTTTAACTCCTTTTTTAACTCCTTTCTCAAGTCCTTTTTTAACTCCTTCTTTAAGCCCTCTTTCATGCCCTATTCTTTCAAAGCTTGTAATATATCTCATTTTTTCTTCCTCCTTCCATAAACTTATTTTTTTCAATAGCTTCTTTTCCAAACCCTTTGGAAGGGTCATTATCCAATCTATAAAATCAAGTAAATTAATTATATCCTGTTTGCTGTAACCTCGCTTATAGAGTTTTTTTATTAAATATTTCTTCCAATGATAACGAATATCCTCGCTCTCTGCTGTTTCCAAAGTCTTTAAATGCGCCATTGTTACTATTGCAAATGGATTCTTTGAATTTTCTAACTCTTGCCATTTATCGTTATAATCCATCAATTTTACTATTAGAAATTCCATTGATACTTTAGTTCCCAATACTTCGTATGCAAATTTATTGGGCTTCCATTTTTTACTTTTATCCGTCAATATGGCTATACTTGCTACTTTTCTTTTAAATCGGTCATAGGCTCTGTAATTATAGACATACATACGTTCTTCAAAATCTTTTTCTCGTTTTCCTTGAACTTCTCCATGTATTAATATCCATCTTTCATTGCCGGTTGTAAGATATACTTTTACAAGCTTATCCACATATCGCTTACCTACTTTCGATTCTTTTGTTATTTTTTTGAGCTCCTTATCTAAAAATTCATACCCTTTTGTCCAATCTATCGCATCCAAAATATCGGGGAAATAAAACTCTATTAATTCTCTAAAATACTTTTCTATAATCGTTTTCCATGGACTATCATAATCTTTTTTTGCCATATAACAAGCCCTCCACAAGAATATAAAAAAATGACATATAATTACTATTTTTAGATAATAACATTTGAATCACCAATACTTTTAGCCTTAATAACCTGAACTTCATGTCAGTTTTTTAATCAGCGAAATCATTTAATCCCTTTAATCAGCGGTTCAGACATCTTTATTCAATGAGCAAAACTTCAAAATTTTAACGATCCTATCCTGTCCATCTTTTAATCCTATAAATCGTGTTCAGACAATATAACGCATTGCGTCATAATGAAAATTTGCCGCCGCCTTTCTCCGTAGTCTCTTTTTATTCTCTGGCGCGGCCTCTCTTTCTGCTGCGGCAACTCTTGCATCATAATCGCTTTTAGTTTCAAATTCCTTATCCCATGAAGGAATACGCATAATTTTGAAAATTTTTGCATCATAAAACTTAGATAATTCACTTTCCTGCCTGCTCAATTCACTTGAAAACTCCCTTTCAATTTTATCATGCTGTTCTTTAATCTGCTTTAACTCGGCACATGCTGAATCAATTGTTGCGCCGCCTGTTAAATCACCACCAAGCTCTTGCTTCATTTTTTCTGCTTTTTCCCGAAGCATTGCCAAACGCATTTCATTTTCTTTTTCCTGCGCTTTTTGTTTTTTCGCATTTTTTTGAGCTTCTATTTCCGCTTCCTTCTGGAGTTTTAAAGCTTCTTCTTTTTGTTTTAGCTTTATTTCAGCTTGCTTGAGTTCAGATTCTTTTAGCAAACGCTGTCTTTCCAATGCTTCAATAAACCTTCCTGTAAAAACAGAATGGCCTTTATAACCACCATCAAGAACTGTTTGGCCTTTATCTCCTGCTGTTAAAACTTGCCTTACTTGTTCCTTTGTTAATGCTTTTAAATACGAAATATCCCGATTTGGCTTAGACATCGCGGCTCTTGTATCAAGCATTAAACCTGCAAAACAAGCATCAAACACAAAATAAACATGCTTTGCTGCTATAGTAGTACAGATATCCGATTTAATCTGTTGCATAGAAATATTTTTAAACATTTCTTTTTGCCATCATAAGGAATAAGAAAACCTAAATCCTTTCCACTAAGAGCTCCAGACAATGTAAGTCCATGGCCTGCAAAAGACACAACTACTCCAGCGTCAGGACTTAAAGACCTTAATCCAAATAAAGCAGCCATTATTTTTTCGCGGGTTGCGTCTTGGTTGTAAAGAGTTATAATGTCGCTAAATTGATAATTTTCACGAAGAGTTGATTCTACACCTTTAGCGTCTTTTACTGCATATTCAAGCTGTGCTCTTGAATCAAGATTGATG from Desulfobacterales bacterium includes:
- a CDS encoding cytosolic protein — translated: MAKKDYDSPWKTIIEKYFRELIEFYFPDILDAIDWTKGYEFLDKELKKITKESKVGKRYVDKLVKVYLTTGNERWILIHGEVQGKREKDFEERMYVYNYRAYDRFKRKVASIAILTDKSKKWKPNKFAYEVLGTKVSMEFLIVKLMDYNDKWQELENSKNPFAIVTMAHLKTLETAESEDIRYHWKKYLIKKLYKRGYSKQDIINLLDFIDWIMTLPKGLEKKLLKKISLWKEEEKMRYITSFERIGHERGLKEGVKKGLEKGVKKGVKKGIEKGVEKGAGKVLKHLLISRFKIEDAQANDVLKSLKLTSRKIEKISEKILEAKTLEEFTNSVK
- a CDS encoding methylenetetrahydrofolate reductase C-terminal domain-containing protein, which codes for MIVANRKPLKEILDMIKDSNKIMVVGCKGCVTVCNVGGLKEVEVLASSIKIARKKEGKDIELVEKTLERQCDPEYIAQIKGVVNDFDAVISMACGVGPQFLSEAYPNQRFFPAVNTTFMGGAVQHGHWTERCAGCGSCAIHFFDGLCPIARCSKSLLNGPCGGSDNGKCEISKDVDCIWDIIVRKKMEQNRLADLLIVRPAKDWSSARDGGPRKSVREELLQ
- a CDS encoding hydrogenase iron-sulfur subunit, which gives rise to MESFEPQILAFCCKYCAYAAADLAGSMRLSYPANVKIIQVPCTGRVDIIHLLRAIEDGADGVYVAGCLEGECHFICGNIKTKRKVKYVKKTLEELGIEPERIEMFNLSSAMGPRFAEIAWEMTNKIKKLGPSPVKIKKAA
- a CDS encoding caspase family protein, whose product is MESNKIKIKTKTLKTKALSSLFIFIFLFSFYSNAYSAQQRGILVTAKSAKGSAQTVHLYDYTVALIIGIDRYINLDSRAQLEYAVKDAKGVESTLRENYQFSDIITLYNQDATREKIMAALFGLRSLSPDAGVVVSFAGHGLTLSGALSGKDLGFLIPYDGKKKCLKIFLCNRLNRISVLL
- a CDS encoding FAD-dependent oxidoreductase codes for the protein MSGKAIGSVLVAGGGIAGIQAALDLADSGYYVYLAETKSAIGGVMAQLDKTFPTNDCSMCVISPKLVECGRHLNIELLMMTDIEGVTGDAGNFEVELLERPRYVDLSKCTACGECQKVCPIDVPNLFDQGLRDKKAAYKLYPQAMPSGYAIDKRGTAPCKATCPAHVSIQGYIALINQGKHKEALKLFKEEHPFPAACGRVCHHPCEGVCTRSDVDQPLSIQYLHRFIADKDLEDNTYIPEIKEKRDDKIAIIGSGPAGLSAAYFLALDGYKVTVFEKLPVAGGMMAVGIPEYRLPRDILNKEIKVIQDMGVEIKTGVTFGTDITLDSLKADGFKAVFIGIGLHGSRNLGVEGEDVNGVLYGTTFLRDAALGKKVEIGKKVIVVGGGNVSIDVALTAKRMGAEQVTMVCLEKREEMPAWDYEIEEAAEEGIEIITCFGPKRFIAKDGKFAGIEFKQCTCVFDSDCRFNPQYDENVIQTIEADNVIVAIGQSAELAFAKDQNIPVTRRGGLEADPVTFQTHVPWVFAGGDAVYGPKSVVEAVASGKEAAISIHRFINNLDIKENREKEWTFEKPEVQDEVKKQRVPMNKITPAAREKNFKEIALGFTEAQTKEEAERCLKCGICSECYQCVDACLAKAIDHEMQPKNRKINVGSIILAPGFTPFNPSNYSTYSYANHPNVVTSIEFERILSASGPYQGHLMRPSDHKDPKKIAWLQCVGSRDINKTDHSYCSSVCCMYSIKQAMIAKEHSSEPLDTTIFYMDMRTYGKDFEKYYMRAESENGVRFVRSRIHTVLPMDDGSLSIKYFMDSGETKVEDFDIVVLSVGISPNKEAVELAKRLGVELNQHLFAKTTGLAPVSTNKEGVFVCGAFQEPKDIPQSVMEASAASSAASSILSEARGTMTKTKDLPPEIDITNVDARIGVFVCNCGINIGGVADVPAVRDYAKSLPYVVHVEDNLFTCSQDTQDKMKEVIKEKNLNRVVVASCSPRTHEPLFQETIRDAGLNKYLFEMANIRDQNTWVHMNDHEKATNKAKDLVRMAVAKASLIVPLHQVSLCVKKAALIVGGGVAGMVAALGIAEQGYDAYLVERTDMLGGMAHKIQHTWKDDDVKPYLINLIEKVKTHPKIKLFLETKVKSTTGIIGNFTTTLESLKNKEQFLVDHGAAILATGGKEYKPIEYLYGKHSSVYTHLDFDELAAKDESLIKNANTAVFVQCVGSRTKEKPYCSKVCCTHSLKSAISMKKMNPDMNVFIIYRDMRSYGFREDLYKEAREKGVLFVRYDLENLPIVETDSENNLKLTLKDPILRRAIQISPDLIVLAAAILPNENRELFEAFKVPVNAEGFLVEAHVKLRPVDFASEGLFLAGIAHYPKSIDESIAQAQAAVSRAMTILSKDAMLVGGVIATVNPDKCAACLTCVRTCPYNIPYVGEEGHAKIEAAECHGCGCCVSECPGKAISLQHFTDGQIIAKADALFAN
- a CDS encoding methylenetetrahydrofolate reductase; the protein is MSELKSGSNLEKVLKAGHFAFTGECGPPKGTNVKHLKEKIAFLKGKVDAVNVTDNQTAVVRMSSWAASTIMLQEGVEPNFQMVCRDRNRLAMMSDILGTSAMGIKNMLCLSGDHQKFGNHPQSKNVYDIDSMQLISLVKKMRDDGQFLNGEPIDGAPKMFIGAASNPFANPFEFRVHRLAKKIEAGADFVQTQCIYNMDKFREFMKQVVDMGLHEKCYILAGVTPLKSLGMARYMAKMVPGMDVPVDLIKRLEKAAKGKVAEEGIKIALEQIEEFKEMKGIAGVHLMAIEWEHKVPEIAERAGVLPRPQF